In Streptomyces sp. NBC_01707, a genomic segment contains:
- a CDS encoding nucleoside deaminase has protein sequence MITPDDHTLLRRAIALAAQARAAGNPPFGSLLTGPDGTVLAEEHNTTHTDQDITAHPELKLARWAARELDAATAAGTTMYTSCRPCEMCAAVIRQAGLQRVVFALSDEQLLDIRPGSGRPPVPQDGPALLDEARAVVEGYYR, from the coding sequence ATGATCACACCCGACGACCACACCCTCCTCAGGCGGGCCATCGCGCTCGCGGCCCAGGCCCGCGCGGCCGGCAACCCACCGTTCGGCTCGCTGCTGACGGGACCGGACGGAACGGTTCTGGCAGAGGAGCACAACACGACCCACACCGACCAGGACATCACCGCCCACCCGGAACTGAAGCTGGCGAGATGGGCCGCAAGAGAGCTGGACGCGGCCACAGCGGCGGGAACCACGATGTACACGAGCTGCCGGCCGTGCGAGATGTGTGCGGCGGTCATCCGGCAGGCGGGGCTGCAGCGGGTGGTGTTCGCCCTGTCCGACGAACAGCTCCTGGACATCAGGCCGGGCAGCGGCCGGCCGCCCGTGCCGCAGGACGGTCCCGCGCTGCTCGACGAGGCTCGGGCCGTGGTCGAGGGGTACTACCGATGA
- a CDS encoding histidine phosphatase family protein, protein MTSGDLRRLVVLRHAKSAWPDGVADHERPLAPRGRRDAPAAGRWLRETGCVPDLVVCSTAGRTRQTWDLVSDELDATTPVTHDARLYRAGAGELLGVVRDIPARVRTLMLVGHNPGVQDLVLMLSGEADGYALEQTRAKFPTSAIAVLCLHGPWPDLEPGAARLTEMVVPRGAKP, encoded by the coding sequence GTGACCTCGGGCGACTTGCGACGCCTGGTGGTGCTGCGGCATGCCAAATCGGCCTGGCCCGACGGCGTCGCCGACCACGAGCGGCCTCTCGCGCCGCGCGGCCGTCGTGACGCCCCGGCGGCCGGCCGCTGGCTGCGCGAGACCGGCTGCGTCCCCGACCTCGTCGTGTGCTCCACCGCCGGCCGTACCCGTCAGACGTGGGACCTCGTCTCGGACGAGCTCGACGCCACCACGCCCGTGACCCACGACGCACGCCTCTACCGGGCTGGCGCCGGGGAGTTGCTCGGTGTCGTACGGGACATCCCGGCCCGTGTACGGACGCTCATGCTGGTCGGGCACAACCCCGGCGTGCAGGACCTCGTCCTGATGCTCTCCGGCGAGGCGGACGGCTACGCCCTGGAGCAGACGCGTGCGAAGTTTCCGACGTCCGCGATCGCCGTGCTGTGCCTGCACGGCCCCTGGCCGGACCTGGAGCCGGGTGCTGCCCGGCTGACCGAGATGGTCGTGCCCCGTGGCGCGAAGCCATGA
- a CDS encoding cold-shock protein, with the protein MASGTVKWFNSEKGFGFISQDGGGPDVFAHYSNINANGFRELQEGQAVTFDVTQGQKGPQAENITVA; encoded by the coding sequence ATGGCCAGCGGAACCGTCAAGTGGTTCAACTCCGAAAAGGGTTTCGGCTTCATCTCCCAGGACGGCGGCGGACCGGACGTCTTCGCGCACTACTCCAACATCAACGCAAACGGCTTCCGTGAGCTCCAGGAAGGCCAGGCCGTGACCTTCGACGTCACCCAGGGCCAGAAGGGCCCGCAGGCCGAGAACATCACGGTCGCCTGA
- a CDS encoding GDSL-type esterase/lipase family protein — translation MNTEHDWITTPVTADMLRGFLDVERTAHGLLPHRLPARARRQIPDNQLALAEAQPSGVRLVFRTRAGIIELDTLPTKRVYRGFPAPADGVYDLLVDGRLAAQATVTGGNVHTITDMATQTAELSEGPAGTARFTGLPARDKDIEIWLPHTEIAELIALRTDAPVEPAPDNGRRVWLHHGSSISHGSNAAHPTAIWPALAAAQGAVELVNLGFGGSALLDPFTARAMRDTPADLISLKIGINLVNTDAMRLRAFTPAVHGFLDTIREGHPTTPLLVVSPLLCPVQEDTPGPLAPDFDGGTLRFKATGDPAERAAGRLTLNVIRDELTRIVEQRAADDPNLHYLDGRDLYGEKDYAELPLPDEVHPDSSGHRRIGENFAQLAFGDGGPFAAGTG, via the coding sequence ATGAACACTGAGCACGACTGGATCACCACACCTGTCACCGCGGACATGCTGCGCGGCTTTCTCGACGTGGAACGGACCGCGCACGGCCTGCTGCCGCATCGCCTGCCCGCCCGGGCTCGCCGACAGATCCCCGACAACCAACTGGCCTTGGCCGAGGCCCAGCCCTCCGGCGTGCGGCTGGTCTTTCGCACCCGAGCCGGCATCATCGAACTCGACACGCTGCCCACCAAGCGGGTGTACCGAGGTTTCCCTGCCCCGGCGGACGGCGTGTACGACCTGCTGGTCGACGGCCGACTCGCCGCCCAGGCCACGGTGACCGGTGGGAACGTCCACACGATCACCGACATGGCCACCCAGACCGCCGAACTGAGTGAGGGACCGGCCGGCACCGCCCGGTTCACCGGCCTGCCGGCGCGTGACAAGGACATCGAGATCTGGCTTCCGCACACGGAGATCGCCGAGTTGATCGCCCTGCGCACCGATGCCCCGGTCGAGCCCGCACCGGACAACGGGCGCAGGGTGTGGCTGCACCACGGCAGTTCCATCAGCCACGGCTCGAACGCCGCCCACCCGACCGCCATCTGGCCGGCCCTGGCCGCGGCCCAGGGCGCGGTGGAGCTCGTCAACCTGGGGTTCGGCGGCAGCGCGCTGCTCGACCCGTTCACGGCCCGTGCGATGCGGGACACCCCAGCGGACCTGATCAGCCTCAAGATCGGCATCAATCTCGTCAACACCGACGCGATGCGCCTGCGCGCCTTCACCCCCGCGGTCCATGGCTTCCTCGACACCATCCGCGAGGGACATCCGACCACGCCGCTGCTGGTCGTGTCCCCCCTCCTGTGCCCCGTCCAGGAGGACACCCCAGGCCCTCTCGCGCCCGACTTCGACGGCGGGACCTTGCGGTTCAAGGCCACGGGCGATCCCGCCGAACGCGCCGCCGGACGCCTGACTCTCAACGTCATCCGCGATGAACTCACCCGGATCGTCGAGCAGCGGGCTGCCGACGACCCGAACCTGCACTACCTCGACGGCCGTGACCTCTACGGCGAGAAGGACTACGCCGAACTGCCGTTGCCCGACGAGGTTCATCCCGACTCCTCGGGACACCGCCGCATCGGTGAGAACTTCGCGCAGCTCGCGTTCGGCGATGGCGGCCCCTTCGCCGCCGGGACCGGCTGA
- a CDS encoding TetR/AcrR family transcriptional regulator, giving the protein MVRAGLTTERLTRAGAELADEVGFDQVTVSALARRFDVKVASLYSHLKNSQDLKTRIALFALEELADRVAAALAGRAGRDALAAFADAYRDYAREHPGRYAAARLRLDPETAAASAGVRHAQMTRAILRGYDLTEPDQTHAVRMLGSVFHGYVSLEMAGGFSHTAVDSQESWSWILDRLDALLRNSTTP; this is encoded by the coding sequence ATGGTTCGAGCAGGGCTGACCACGGAGCGTCTGACCCGGGCCGGGGCGGAACTGGCCGACGAGGTCGGCTTCGACCAAGTGACCGTCTCGGCACTCGCCCGGCGGTTCGACGTCAAGGTCGCAAGTCTGTACTCGCATCTGAAGAACTCCCAGGACCTCAAGACCAGGATCGCCCTGTTCGCGCTGGAGGAACTCGCCGACCGGGTCGCCGCCGCCCTGGCCGGACGGGCCGGCAGGGACGCCCTGGCCGCCTTCGCGGATGCCTACCGCGACTACGCCCGGGAACACCCCGGCCGCTATGCCGCCGCCAGACTGAGGCTCGACCCCGAGACGGCGGCCGCCAGTGCCGGCGTTCGGCACGCACAGATGACACGGGCGATCCTGCGCGGCTACGACCTGACGGAGCCGGACCAGACGCACGCGGTCCGGATGCTGGGCAGCGTCTTCCACGGCTACGTCAGCCTGGAGATGGCCGGAGGCTTCAGCCACACCGCCGTCGACTCGCAGGAGAGCTGGTCCTGGATCCTGGACCGCCTGGACGCCCTGCTGCGCAACTCGACCACACCCTGA
- a CDS encoding FBP domain-containing protein: protein MKPLTDQEIRAAFVNCTKGEAKRLFVPRDLAERPWGDLDFFGWRDPQAPDRAYLAVELDGRLVALALRCPSAASWQMRRSMCSMCVTTHTGGVSLMVAAKTGRAGRQGNSVGAYICSDLACSLYVRGKKDAGVGARLHESLTLEEKIQRTVVNLAGFIAKVTA, encoded by the coding sequence ATGAAACCGCTGACTGACCAAGAGATCCGTGCCGCGTTCGTGAACTGCACCAAGGGCGAGGCGAAGCGCCTGTTCGTCCCTCGCGACCTGGCCGAGCGGCCCTGGGGCGACCTGGACTTCTTCGGCTGGCGTGACCCCCAGGCCCCCGATCGTGCCTACCTCGCCGTCGAGCTGGACGGCCGCTTGGTGGCGCTCGCCCTGCGTTGCCCCAGTGCTGCCTCGTGGCAGATGCGGCGCAGCATGTGCTCGATGTGCGTGACCACCCACACCGGGGGCGTCTCGCTGATGGTCGCCGCGAAGACGGGCAGGGCCGGCCGGCAGGGCAACTCCGTGGGTGCCTACATATGCAGCGACCTCGCCTGTTCGTTGTACGTGCGGGGCAAGAAGGACGCGGGCGTCGGTGCGCGGCTCCATGAGTCGCTCACCCTGGAGGAGAAGATCCAGCGGACCGTGGTGAACCTCGCCGGATTCATCGCCAAGGTCACCGCATGA